One Candidatus Schekmanbacteria bacterium DNA segment encodes these proteins:
- a CDS encoding glycosyltransferase family 39 protein: MKSKTNLKKVRIYFLLAAIIIGSGIAVRLYKIDSPLADHQNWRQCDTASMARNFYLNGTSILSPQIDWGGDSSGLVESEFPLFQYSVSLLYRIAGEYDILGRLFSVFLFSLSAVVFYLIVRILYGEDCACASLFFFTFSPLSIYYSRTFMPEMLLIFFIVLSLYMLLLWKEGGRKYYIHLSALFFALALLVKVLVLYLMVVFAFIIYRNSSNLKKFGKDISVFSSIALLPPIFWYVYAYFIYQKTGLTFGILSGGFLKFTSGYDWRSVLFYEKIFKRLFTLMITPVGLITFCAGLLIEEKDSKRNWIYIWLTLLPAVAILVAKGFYSHDYYLLPFLVPFSIIAGKGMMPVLQSSGTSVIAKAAVVLIFASAILFSGYYTLEGKMYMENGFYKVDKRLLKTSEQIAGATSQNDLIIVAGTEAVTPVPSLFYLSGRRGWYVDIEDVTSGNIGVLQKKGAVLVASIEAEKIRRDKNYKEIEATPYGAIIKLK; encoded by the coding sequence ATGAAAAGTAAAACTAATCTGAAAAAAGTCCGGATATATTTTTTATTAGCTGCCATAATAATTGGCTCCGGCATAGCTGTAAGACTCTATAAAATAGATTCTCCTCTTGCCGACCATCAGAACTGGAGACAGTGCGACACCGCGTCAATGGCAAGGAATTTTTATCTTAACGGAACTTCTATCCTTTCACCCCAGATAGACTGGGGAGGAGATTCTTCCGGTCTTGTTGAATCCGAATTCCCGCTTTTTCAGTATTCAGTTTCTTTATTGTACAGGATAGCAGGGGAATATGACATTTTAGGAAGATTATTCTCTGTCTTTCTGTTTTCTTTGTCTGCGGTTGTATTCTACCTGATAGTCCGGATACTATATGGGGAAGATTGTGCCTGTGCTTCCCTTTTCTTTTTCACATTCTCTCCTCTCTCTATCTATTATTCGAGGACTTTCATGCCTGAAATGCTTCTCATCTTTTTTATTGTGTTGTCACTTTATATGCTGCTGCTGTGGAAGGAAGGAGGGAGAAAATATTATATTCATCTCTCGGCGCTATTCTTTGCCCTTGCCCTGCTTGTCAAGGTCCTTGTACTTTATCTGATGGTTGTCTTTGCATTCATCATATACCGGAACTCGTCCAATTTAAAAAAATTTGGGAAAGATATCTCGGTCTTCAGTTCTATAGCATTGCTTCCTCCGATTTTCTGGTATGTGTATGCATATTTTATTTATCAGAAAACAGGCCTCACCTTCGGAATACTCTCCGGCGGGTTTCTTAAATTCACATCAGGTTATGACTGGAGAAGTGTTTTATTTTATGAAAAAATTTTTAAACGGCTTTTTACGCTTATGATAACTCCTGTAGGACTGATTACATTTTGTGCAGGTTTGCTAATCGAAGAAAAAGATTCAAAGAGAAACTGGATTTATATCTGGCTCACTCTCCTTCCTGCTGTTGCAATCCTTGTTGCTAAAGGATTTTACTCCCATGATTATTATCTTTTGCCCTTTCTTGTACCATTCTCAATAATTGCAGGAAAGGGGATGATGCCTGTTTTGCAATCCAGTGGAACATCTGTGATTGCAAAAGCAGCGGTTGTTTTAATATTTGCCTCTGCCATTCTTTTTTCAGGCTATTATACACTCGAAGGGAAAATGTACATGGAAAATGGATTTTACAAGGTTGACAAAAGGCTGCTCAAAACTTCTGAACAGATAGCCGGAGCGACCAGCCAAAATGATCTTATCATAGTTGCAGGAACAGAAGCTGTCACCCCAGTACCGTCGCTTTTTTACCTTTCAGGCAGAAGAGGCTGGTATGTTGATATAGAGGATGTAACATCTGGCAACATCGGTGTCCTCCAAAAAAAAGGAGCAGTGCTTGTTGCCTCAATAGAAGCAGAGAAGATTAGAAGAGACAAAAACTATAAAGAGATTGAGGCTACACCCTACGGCGCTATTATAAAATTGAAATGA
- a CDS encoding glycosyltransferase family 39 protein, translating into MKSLAAMLRENRKISGLLVFIFSFLPVLFTLTDIGISWDEVYINDDAAKLYTDWLKLAVHDIKRGDLSFASKEVADKYFGALVEGGDRVNWHPPLARFMGGLSWYSLKDVIGEYRAYRLPSAVFFAIESMLLFLLVSKYFGAMAGLLSSVSLILMPHVFGHAHIFALDTPISAMWFLTVFSFVYGLQSRRWALATGILLGLSLSTKIHALLIPAALVIWYILTRDRRAKMNFLSMTFFTFPVFIISWPWLWHNTFNRAMGFEQDQIGDLSTNFKFTYYLGELKSWDIPWHYVPVMVIFTVPPLMLIAAIASIINIIKEGKRSGKITDQKMSMMLLFLVNAAVMLGAASSPGIPKYDSVRLFLPAFTFIAGLSGIGAAMIVDRYGKKVWHRIAACSLFLIFPFVSLLMIHPYELSYYNILIGGLSGAQKIKLETTYWGDTFNKDFLYVLKERYKGKKILYCALPDELRQLKFYNKNGYIDSSFIENGYSTTDAYSFNKSYDYLVLNSRQGVFKSLEWFCYDYMIPDYTVSSEGVQLISVYKSIENIIRDEERRIVPSRKSVLMSIQREYSDNPEKIWLAMTGYWDNPIVPEKIRSISIDTMLLFPASGTYRFALLSKGNIEFSIDKSKIHPLSSENSISTYSVQADAGFHLIDISIKKSGSARFMLVWQTPEGEKGPVKPRFFVPVKN; encoded by the coding sequence ATGAAGAGTCTTGCTGCCATGTTAAGGGAAAACAGGAAAATATCGGGACTGTTGGTTTTTATTTTTTCCTTTCTGCCGGTGCTTTTTACCCTGACTGACATAGGAATATCCTGGGATGAGGTCTACATTAATGATGATGCGGCTAAGCTTTATACAGACTGGCTAAAACTTGCAGTGCACGATATTAAAAGAGGAGATTTAAGTTTTGCTTCTAAGGAGGTTGCTGACAAATATTTTGGCGCACTTGTAGAAGGTGGAGACAGGGTAAACTGGCACCCTCCTCTTGCCAGGTTCATGGGGGGGCTTTCATGGTATTCCCTCAAAGACGTAATTGGTGAATACAGGGCATATCGACTCCCTTCCGCAGTTTTTTTTGCCATCGAGAGCATGCTGCTTTTTCTCCTTGTTTCAAAATATTTTGGCGCAATGGCAGGCCTTCTTTCAAGCGTCTCTTTAATACTTATGCCTCATGTCTTCGGGCACGCGCATATCTTTGCCCTGGATACCCCAATCTCAGCTATGTGGTTTCTAACGGTTTTCTCATTTGTTTACGGACTTCAAAGCAGGCGGTGGGCGCTTGCAACAGGGATACTGCTTGGGCTTTCTCTTTCTACAAAGATCCATGCACTTCTTATACCGGCAGCTTTAGTAATCTGGTATATACTTACCCGCGACAGACGGGCAAAGATGAATTTCCTCTCAATGACTTTTTTTACGTTCCCTGTATTCATTATTTCATGGCCATGGCTCTGGCACAATACATTTAATCGTGCCATGGGTTTTGAGCAAGACCAGATAGGAGATCTTTCAACAAATTTTAAATTCACCTATTATCTCGGCGAATTAAAATCCTGGGATATCCCGTGGCACTATGTACCTGTCATGGTCATTTTTACTGTTCCGCCATTAATGCTTATAGCGGCAATTGCAAGTATTATAAACATAATAAAAGAAGGGAAAAGATCAGGAAAAATTACAGATCAGAAAATGAGTATGATGTTGCTTTTCCTCGTCAATGCAGCAGTGATGCTCGGCGCAGCATCGTCTCCGGGTATTCCAAAATATGATAGTGTGCGGCTTTTCCTTCCGGCATTTACTTTTATTGCAGGACTAAGCGGAATAGGTGCCGCTATGATTGTTGACCGCTATGGGAAAAAAGTATGGCACAGAATAGCAGCATGTTCTTTATTCCTCATATTCCCTTTTGTCTCGCTCTTGATGATACATCCCTACGAACTTTCATACTATAACATTTTGATCGGAGGGTTAAGTGGCGCGCAGAAGATAAAGCTTGAAACTACTTACTGGGGAGATACCTTCAATAAGGATTTTCTTTATGTTCTCAAAGAGCGTTACAAAGGGAAGAAGATCCTTTATTGCGCATTGCCTGATGAATTAAGACAGCTCAAATTTTATAATAAAAATGGATATATTGACAGTTCGTTCATAGAAAACGGATACAGCACGACTGATGCCTATTCATTCAACAAGTCTTATGATTATCTGGTGCTCAACAGCAGACAGGGAGTTTTTAAAAGCCTTGAATGGTTCTGCTATGATTACATGATTCCTGACTACACAGTTTCATCCGAAGGGGTACAGCTTATTTCTGTTTACAAATCAATTGAGAACATTATCCGTGACGAAGAGAGGAGAATCGTACCTTCACGCAAATCAGTATTAATGTCAATACAGCGAGAATACAGCGATAATCCGGAAAAAATATGGCTTGCCATGACAGGCTACTGGGATAATCCGATTGTACCGGAAAAAATAAGATCAATATCCATAGATACCATGTTGTTGTTCCCTGCCAGCGGGACATACAGATTCGCTCTCTTGTCCAAAGGCAACATTGAATTTTCAATAGACAAATCCAAGATACATCCTTTAAGCAGTGAAAATAGTATCAGCACTTACAGCGTACAGGCTGATGCCGGATTCCACCTGATCGATATATCAATAAAAAAGTCCGGAAGCGCCAGATTCATGCTTGTCTGGCAGACTCCTGAAGGGGAAAAAGGTCCTGTAAAACCAAGATTCTTCGTACCTGTAAAAAACTAA